In Morococcus cerebrosus, a single genomic region encodes these proteins:
- a CDS encoding glutamate-5-semialdehyde dehydrogenase, protein MQNIQDYVRRTASAAKQASYIVAAAETAQKNAALLRAAELIKHHQTAILAANAQDMEQAAQKGLNDALLDRLRLTEKTIDAMCEGLRQIAALPDPVGEMDEFRTRENGLQIGKMRVPLGVVGIIYESRPNVTVDAAALCLKSGNVCVLRGGSEAFNSNMALSKLITQALVENGLPAAAVSLIENTDRESVGAMLQSPEFIDVVIPRGGKSLVSRIAAEARVPVIKHLDGICHVYIDRAADAEKAVNIAFNAKTSRYGTCNTMETLLVHQSRAAEILPVLAEKYAARDVELRGCPRTLSILPHIQTASEEDWDTEYLAPILSVKIVDSLEEAVAHINTHGSHHTDSIVTESYTDARTFLRTIDSASVMVNASTRFADGFEYGLGAEIGISTDKIHVRGPVGLHGLTSQKWIVLGDGQVRS, encoded by the coding sequence ATGCAAAACATCCAAGACTACGTCCGCCGCACCGCGTCCGCCGCCAAGCAGGCTTCCTATATTGTTGCCGCCGCCGAAACCGCGCAAAAAAACGCCGCGCTCCTGCGCGCCGCCGAACTGATCAAACACCATCAAACCGCCATCCTTGCCGCCAACGCTCAAGATATGGAACAAGCCGCGCAGAAAGGTTTAAACGACGCCCTGCTCGACCGCCTGCGGCTGACCGAAAAAACCATAGATGCCATGTGCGAAGGTTTGCGCCAGATTGCCGCCCTGCCCGACCCCGTCGGCGAAATGGACGAATTCCGCACCCGCGAAAACGGCCTGCAAATTGGCAAAATGCGCGTACCTTTGGGCGTTGTCGGCATCATTTACGAATCCCGCCCCAACGTAACCGTCGATGCCGCCGCCCTCTGCCTCAAATCCGGCAACGTCTGCGTCCTGCGCGGCGGCAGCGAAGCCTTCAACAGCAATATGGCGCTTTCCAAACTGATTACGCAGGCGTTAGTTGAAAACGGCCTGCCCGCAGCAGCCGTCAGCCTGATTGAAAACACCGACCGCGAAAGCGTCGGCGCCATGCTGCAAAGTCCCGAGTTTATCGACGTCGTCATCCCGCGCGGCGGCAAGTCGCTGGTTTCCCGCATCGCCGCCGAAGCCCGCGTGCCCGTCATCAAACACCTCGACGGCATCTGCCACGTCTATATCGACCGCGCCGCCGACGCCGAAAAAGCCGTCAACATCGCCTTCAACGCCAAAACCTCGCGCTACGGCACCTGCAACACCATGGAAACCCTGCTCGTCCACCAAAGCCGAGCCGCCGAAATCCTACCCGTATTGGCGGAAAAATATGCCGCCCGCGACGTCGAGCTGCGCGGCTGCCCGCGTACCCTGTCCATCCTGCCCCACATTCAGACGGCCTCCGAAGAAGACTGGGACACCGAATACCTCGCCCCCATCCTCTCCGTCAAAATCGTCGACAGCCTCGAAGAAGCCGTCGCCCACATCAACACCCACGGCAGCCACCACACCGACAGCATCGTAACCGAATCCTACACCGACGCCCGCACCTTCCTGCGCACGATCGACAGCGCCAGCGTTATGGTCAATGCCTCCACCCGCTTCGCCGACGGCTTCGAATACGGCCTCGGTGCGGAAATCGGCATTTCCACCGACAAAATCCACGTCCGCGGCCCCGTCGGCCTACACGGGCTGACTTCGCAGAAATGGATTGTGTTGGGCGACGGACAGGTACGGTCGTAA
- the waaF gene encoding lipopolysaccharide heptosyltransferase II → MSKKILIITPSWIGDCVMTQPLYRRLHELHPGCTIDAFAPKWSMAVFERMPEISRVIENPFGHGALELKKRWRIGRELGKQGYDQVIVLPGSLKSALIAFATGIKQRTGYVGESRYFLLNDIRKLDKAALPLMVDRYTALAHPTQADFNGHSDNPRFTISPESRAAALAKYGLNTNKPVLAFCPGAEYGPAKRWPARHFAELGRRYLAEGWQVWLFGSQKDFDIAEKINRLSDDHCTNLCGKTNLSEAIDLLSCADTVVCNDSGLMHLAAALDRKLVAAYGSSSPDHTPPLSQKAKIVSLHLECSPCFKRECPLGHTDCLNKLTPDMVQKAAEELAETES, encoded by the coding sequence ATGTCCAAAAAAATCCTCATCATCACCCCGAGCTGGATCGGCGACTGCGTCATGACCCAGCCGCTTTACCGCCGCCTGCACGAACTCCATCCCGGCTGCACCATAGACGCATTCGCACCCAAATGGTCGATGGCGGTGTTCGAGCGTATGCCCGAAATCAGCCGCGTCATCGAAAACCCGTTCGGACACGGCGCGTTGGAACTGAAAAAACGCTGGCGCATCGGGCGCGAACTGGGTAAACAAGGTTACGACCAAGTTATCGTCCTGCCCGGTTCGCTCAAATCCGCCCTCATCGCCTTCGCCACCGGCATCAAACAGCGCACCGGCTACGTCGGCGAATCGCGTTATTTTTTATTGAACGACATCCGCAAACTCGACAAAGCCGCCCTGCCCCTGATGGTCGACCGCTACACCGCCCTCGCCCATCCGACGCAGGCGGACTTCAACGGACATTCCGATAACCCGCGTTTCACCATTTCCCCCGAAAGCCGCGCCGCCGCCCTTGCCAAATACGGCTTAAACACGAACAAACCCGTTCTCGCCTTCTGTCCGGGCGCGGAATACGGCCCCGCCAAACGCTGGCCCGCGCGCCATTTCGCCGAACTCGGCCGCCGCTATCTGGCGGAAGGTTGGCAGGTTTGGCTGTTCGGCTCGCAAAAAGATTTCGACATCGCCGAAAAAATCAACCGCCTTTCAGACGACCACTGCACCAACCTCTGCGGCAAAACCAACCTTTCCGAAGCGATTGACCTGCTCTCCTGCGCCGACACCGTCGTCTGCAACGACAGCGGCCTGATGCACCTCGCCGCCGCCCTAGACCGCAAACTCGTCGCCGCCTACGGCTCGTCCAGCCCCGACCACACCCCGCCCTTGAGCCAAAAAGCCAAAATCGTCAGCCTGCACCTCGAATGCTCGCCCTGCTTCAAACGCGAATGCCCGCTGGGACACACCGACTGTCTGAACAAACTCACGCCGGACATGGTTCAAAAAGCAGCAGAGGAATTGGCGGAAACGGAATCCTAA
- a CDS encoding excalibur calcium-binding domain-containing protein has protein sequence MGKEIFAPLSAFTTLPHPPAEGQRVSFEIIKGRRGRDEAENICFASDCIGEADFFAPEPEPFKAAFSKLLWIIPVIALLAAGGWFGWNYWQEYRRQVQETTAAAPVTMVSEVAEKMKAERKAWKDAASGRTAFKHGSTASTGSAATTDTTTAFKCDGRQHCSQMNSLEEAEFFIKNCPNTKMDGDHDGIPCENDSRWH, from the coding sequence ATGGGTAAGGAAATATTCGCCCCGCTCTCCGCCTTCACCACACTGCCGCACCCGCCCGCCGAAGGCCAGCGCGTATCGTTTGAAATCATCAAAGGCAGACGCGGACGTGACGAAGCGGAAAACATCTGCTTCGCTTCCGACTGCATCGGCGAAGCCGACTTTTTCGCCCCCGAGCCCGAGCCTTTTAAAGCAGCCTTTTCCAAACTCCTGTGGATCATCCCCGTCATTGCCCTCTTGGCCGCAGGCGGATGGTTCGGCTGGAACTATTGGCAGGAATACCGCCGTCAGGTACAGGAAACAACGGCGGCTGCACCGGTTACGATGGTGTCCGAAGTTGCCGAAAAGATGAAAGCCGAACGCAAGGCATGGAAAGACGCGGCAAGCGGGCGTACTGCTTTCAAACACGGTTCAACTGCTTCAACCGGCTCCGCTGCCACCACCGACACTACCACTGCATTCAAATGCGACGGTCGTCAGCACTGTTCCCAAATGAACTCTTTGGAAGAGGCGGAATTTTTTATCAAAAACTGCCCAAACACCAAAATGGACGGTGATCATGACGGTATTCCGTGCGAAAACGACAGCCGTTGGCATTAA
- the mnmC gene encoding FAD-dependent 5-carboxymethylaminomethyl-2-thiouridine(34) oxidoreductase MnmC translates to MPILAWNTPPAPAELARVIETHPAPLHLVACLSENRMPNFPLSDAPTELEGRLKTRLDQAVKCLQFNSVNFLENLLPDVHIWLVPPHRADSLYEHFAPIEWQTEAVPQAAPKPVKPWFRRPQAITPPESALVIGAGIAGAATARKLAEHGVRVTVLEAGKAAQGGSGNRQGLLYAKISPHDTEQTELLLAGYGYTRRLLQDLLPDSDAWGGDGVLHLNFDEAERKRNQALGLQQHHAHLYRSVSADEAAQIAGIDVFSDGLYWPQGVWLNPPAVVRALLNHPLIALHEDTPLSATEYDGVNWMAHTPRGSFSASHIIYCMGAHSPNAADANVSTLPFRQIRGQTSVAAASGFSKRLRCALSGESYISPSWQGQHCYGATFVLNSNDDAWHLHEETANRAALQQLNPPLAQSLFEQNPLRSVSDDLSDPPQGHAALRCDSPDHLPVVGALGDIAAMQTAYAKLALDKNYRLDNVPCPYLPNAYINTAHGTRGLATAPVCAAAIAADILSLPQPLSQRLRTALHPNRAVIRAIVRQQPLL, encoded by the coding sequence ATGCCCATCCTCGCTTGGAACACCCCGCCCGCCCCCGCCGAACTTGCCCGCGTGATCGAAACTCATCCCGCGCCGCTGCATCTGGTTGCCTGTCTGAGCGAAAACCGCATGCCCAATTTTCCTTTGTCCGATGCCCCGACCGAGTTGGAAGGTCGTCTGAAAACCCGCCTCGACCAAGCCGTGAAATGCCTTCAGTTCAACAGCGTCAACTTTCTGGAAAACCTGTTGCCCGACGTGCATATCTGGCTTGTCCCGCCGCACCGCGCCGACAGCCTGTACGAACATTTCGCCCCTATCGAATGGCAGACCGAAGCCGTACCGCAAGCCGCGCCCAAGCCCGTCAAACCTTGGTTCAGACGACCTCAAGCCATCACCCCGCCCGAAAGCGCGCTGGTTATCGGCGCGGGCATTGCCGGAGCAGCGACCGCGCGTAAACTGGCGGAACACGGCGTGCGCGTTACCGTTTTGGAAGCGGGCAAAGCGGCGCAAGGCGGCAGCGGCAACCGCCAAGGGCTGCTCTACGCCAAAATCTCGCCGCACGACACCGAGCAGACCGAACTGCTGCTGGCAGGCTACGGCTACACCCGCCGCCTGCTGCAAGACCTGTTGCCCGATTCCGACGCATGGGGCGGCGACGGCGTGTTGCACCTCAATTTCGACGAAGCCGAACGCAAACGCAATCAGGCATTGGGTTTGCAGCAGCATCACGCCCACCTTTACCGTAGCGTGTCCGCCGACGAAGCCGCGCAAATCGCAGGTATAGACGTCTTTTCAGACGGCCTCTACTGGCCTCAGGGCGTATGGCTGAACCCGCCCGCCGTCGTCCGCGCCTTGCTGAATCATCCGCTGATTGCGTTGCACGAAGACACGCCCTTATCCGCTACCGAATACGACGGCGTAAACTGGATGGCACACACACCGCGCGGCAGCTTCAGCGCAAGCCACATCATTTACTGCATGGGCGCGCACAGCCCGAACGCCGCCGATGCCAACGTCTCCACTCTGCCTTTCCGCCAAATCCGCGGACAAACCAGCGTAGCGGCGGCAAGCGGTTTTTCCAAACGCCTGCGCTGCGCCCTATCCGGCGAAAGCTACATCAGCCCGAGCTGGCAAGGGCAACACTGCTACGGCGCAACCTTCGTCCTCAACAGCAACGACGACGCTTGGCATCTGCACGAAGAAACCGCCAACCGCGCCGCCCTGCAACAACTCAACCCGCCATTGGCGCAATCATTGTTTGAGCAAAACCCGCTTCGTTCGGTTTCAGACGACCTCTCTGACCCGCCGCAAGGACACGCCGCCCTGCGCTGCGACAGCCCCGACCACCTGCCCGTCGTCGGCGCGCTCGGCGACATCGCCGCCATGCAGACCGCCTACGCCAAACTCGCGTTGGACAAAAACTACCGCCTCGACAACGTCCCCTGCCCCTACCTGCCGAACGCCTACATCAATACCGCCCACGGCACGCGCGGCCTCGCCACCGCCCCCGTCTGCGCCGCCGCCATTGCCGCCGACATCCTCAGCCTGCCCCAGCCCCTGTCCCAACGCCTGCGCACCGCCCTGCACCCCAACCGCGCCGTCATCCGCGCCATCGTGCGGCAGCAGCCTTTGCTTTGA
- a CDS encoding NAD(+) kinase — MNSPFHNIGIVTRPNTPEIQNTAHTLIHFLQGHGLTVYLDEIGIEERCIYVQDTVGCHIVSKSDLGKHCDLVIVLGGDGTFLSVAREIAPRAVPVIGINQGHLGFLTQIPRENMTEELLPVLEGKYLPEERILIEAALVRDGQTFHRALALNDAVLSRGGAGQMIEFEVFINQEFVYTQRSDGLIVSTPTGSTAYSLAAGGPIMQAGLHAFTLVPICPQSMTNRPIAIPDTSEIEILVTQSGDARVHFDGQSFIDVQNLDRIIIRRYHNPLRILHPTDYQYFRTLRQKLHWGEQLV, encoded by the coding sequence ATGAACAGCCCGTTTCACAACATCGGTATCGTAACCCGCCCCAATACCCCCGAAATCCAAAACACCGCCCACACCCTCATCCACTTCCTGCAGGGACACGGCCTCACCGTCTATCTGGACGAAATCGGCATAGAAGAACGCTGCATCTATGTTCAAGATACCGTCGGCTGCCACATCGTCAGCAAATCCGACTTGGGCAAACACTGCGACCTCGTCATCGTCCTCGGCGGCGACGGCACCTTCCTCTCCGTCGCCCGCGAAATCGCCCCCCGCGCCGTACCCGTTATCGGCATCAACCAAGGGCATTTAGGCTTCCTCACCCAAATCCCCCGCGAAAACATGACCGAAGAGCTGCTGCCCGTCCTCGAAGGCAAATACCTGCCCGAAGAGCGCATCCTCATCGAAGCCGCCCTCGTCCGCGACGGACAAACCTTCCACCGCGCCCTCGCCCTCAACGACGCCGTTCTCTCGCGCGGCGGTGCCGGACAAATGATAGAGTTCGAAGTCTTCATCAACCAAGAATTCGTCTATACCCAGCGTTCCGACGGCCTCATCGTCTCCACCCCCACCGGCTCCACCGCCTACTCCCTTGCCGCCGGCGGCCCCATCATGCAGGCAGGCTTGCACGCCTTCACCCTCGTGCCCATCTGCCCCCAATCCATGACCAACCGCCCCATCGCCATTCCCGACACCTCTGAAATCGAAATCCTCGTTACCCAAAGCGGCGACGCCCGCGTCCATTTCGACGGACAATCCTTCATCGACGTACAAAACCTCGACCGCATCATCATCCGCCGCTACCACAACCCCCTGCGCATCCTCCACCCCACCGACTACCAATACTTCCGAACCCTGCGCCAAAAACTGCATTGGGGCGAACAGCTCGTATAA